In the Rhodothermales bacterium genome, GAGGTCGCGCTGCCACACGGGGCCGCGAAGACATCCGGTACGATCACGGGGCCAACTACTTCTCGCTGGAACCCGAGGCCGTGCGCCACCTGGTTTTTAACGCGTTGTCCGCGGAGGATCTGGTGCAGATCACGCGCCCGGTCATCCCCTTCGGCGTGCCGGACACCCCGGGGCCGCCCCAACCCACTACGCCGCCGGCCCGGTGGAACTATCGGCACGGCATCAGCCAGCTTGCCAAACTGATTTCGGCCGCTTCCAACGCGCGGATCCTGAATCAGACGCGCATCGAACGGTTAGTCCGGCAGGACGGTTGGATCCTGATCGCCGAGAAAGAACAGCCATACGGCCCCTACGACGGCGTGTTGCTGGCGGCGCCGGCTCCTCAATCGGCCGTCATTCTCGAATCCAGCGAAATGGATACGAGCCTCCGTTACCGGCTGGCGAAGGCGCTCAGGCAATCCCGGTATGAGTCGCAACTCAGCTTCGTACTCGGGTTCGACGAGGCGCCGGCCCTTGACGGGGAGTGGTACGCGCGTGTGAACATGGACCGGCAACAGCCCCTGGTGTGGGCGGCCATCGAGAATGCCAAGGAGGGGCATGTCCCCGCCGGCAAATGCGTGATCCTGGCCCAGATGGCGCCGTCCTGGAGTGCGCGGCGGTACCTCGAATCCTTCGACGACCTCCTGCCCGAGGTGCTGTCCCATCTGCGCGCCCTCGTCCCCTCGCTGCCGGATCCGGCCTGGCACGACGGGCAGCGCTGGCGATTCGCGCGGGCGGTCACACCCGCCAACGCGGCCGAACTCCGCGCCGGCGCGGCGCACGGACTGTATTTCGCCGGCGATGCCCTGGCCGAAAAGTCGCGCGTGGAACTCGCCCTGATGTCGGGCCTGGAGGCCGCGAATCGGATCGCCGAGCAGCTCGGATAACGGGGAAGCAGCATCCAGGGCGCGTTGCGCCTCACCGTGTAGGTCGAACGCGATCCCCGGAACCGCCTGGAGACTCAATCCAGGTCGTCGTCGATGTCTGGAGGATGCGGAATAAACTCGGCAAACCGTTCGATCAGGCCTGTTATGGCGTCGACGGAGTGGAGGACGTGGTGTGCGCCGGCCTTTTTGAGCGGGTCGTCCTGGGCATCGCGGTCCGCGTGCAGCGTCGTCACGCCCACGCTCCAGATCCCGGCGCGCAGCGCCGCCGTGACATCGTCGACCGTAGCGCCGACGTAGATGGCCTGGGCCGGTGGTGTGGGCCGGCCGGCGGCATCGAGGATGGCGAGGGCGCGCAGGAGCGGATAGGGATCCGGTTTGCCGCGTCCCTCGAGCATTTCGCGGGGGATGACGAGCGGGAAATACCGTTTCCAGCCGAATCGGTCGAGCGTCCACTCCACTTCCGCGGCCGGACGCGTGCTGACGATCCCCAGGACGAGATCGGCGAGATGCAGCCGTTCGAGGGTTCGCATCTGGACGAGCGGTCGCTCCTCCTGGATGAATCCCTCCCAGTTTTCGCCGCGATATTGCCGCTGCAGCTCATCGAATACCCGCGCGGGCGACACCTGGATGCCGGCGTCCGTCACGATCGCATGCGTGAGCTTCCAATCATCGGGGAGACCACCCAGGTTTTTGTAACGCTGGATGGTCCCCGGTTCGATCGCTCGTCCGGTGAAGTGCGCTACCGTTTCCTCGATGGCGCGACGGTAGGATCGCGAAACGTCCACCAGTACGCCATCGAGGTCGAAGAAGATAGCCTGAAGCTTCACAATGCAGGGGTCGCCGTTGCGTACACGCGTGAGCGCGCGCCGCTACGAGTTCATGACGATCAGGAACTCGTCGTTATCGCGCGTGCCGCGCATCTTGTCGAGGAGGAAGTTCATCGACTGGATCGGATCCATGTCAGCCAGCAGCTTGCGGAGGATCCAGACACGGCTGAGCTTCGCTTCGGGAAGCAGGAGTTCTTCGCGGCGGGTGCCGGACTTGACGGTATCCATCGCGGGGAAGATCCTGCGGTCGGCGAGTTCGCGCGAGAGCACGAGTTCCATGTTGCCGGTGCCTTTGAACTCCTCGAAGATGACCTCGTCCATGCGGCTGCCCGTATCGATGAGGGCGGTGCCGATGATCGTCAGCGATCCGCCTTCTTCCACGTTACGCGCGGCGCCGAAGAAACGCTTCGGACCGCGGAGCGCGCCGGCTTCCATACCGCCGGAGAGCGTCTTGCCGGTGTTCGGCGTGACGGCGTTGTGCGCACGCGCGAGACGGGTGATGGAGTCGAGCAGGATGACCACATCCTGGCCGGCTTCCACG is a window encoding:
- a CDS encoding HAD hydrolase-like protein, translating into MKLQAIFFDLDGVLVDVSRSYRRAIEETVAHFTGRAIEPGTIQRYKNLGGLPDDWKLTHAIVTDAGIQVSPARVFDELQRQYRGENWEGFIQEERPLVQMRTLERLHLADLVLGIVSTRPAAEVEWTLDRFGWKRYFPLVIPREMLEGRGKPDPYPLLRALAILDAAGRPTPPAQAIYVGATVDDVTAALRAGIWSVGVTTLHADRDAQDDPLKKAGAHHVLHSVDAITGLIERFAEFIPHPPDIDDDLD
- a CDS encoding FAD-dependent oxidoreductase; the encoded protein is MKRLAILGAGIAGLGAAWALRNADIEIDLFEKSRGLGGRAATRGREDIRYDHGANYFSLEPEAVRHLVFNALSAEDLVQITRPVIPFGVPDTPGPPQPTTPPARWNYRHGISQLAKLISAASNARILNQTRIERLVRQDGWILIAEKEQPYGPYDGVLLAAPAPQSAVILESSEMDTSLRYRLAKALRQSRYESQLSFVLGFDEAPALDGEWYARVNMDRQQPLVWAAIENAKEGHVPAGKCVILAQMAPSWSARRYLESFDDLLPEVLSHLRALVPSLPDPAWHDGQRWRFARAVTPANAAELRAGAAHGLYFAGDALAEKSRVELALMSGLEAANRIAEQLG